Proteins encoded within one genomic window of Amphiura filiformis unplaced genomic scaffold, Afil_fr2py scaffold_67, whole genome shotgun sequence:
- the LOC140144626 gene encoding uncharacterized protein, whose product MQRVPLISQLEKLSVEATPTDKLKEAIKVKKKLFKQWSRTKSQSDYDKYKEARKECKKVVKTAKNASWQEYGEYLAEKCEKSPREFYKAVKAVRQRDKPFDPTSLINDEAGNPLTDQEDINNRWEEYFDGLLNFGDSQRSQEPFNPGFPDEEEPSILEDEVRAVVKECAKNKAVGTDDITTEAIQACGDVGIKWLNRVFNAVWEERAAPDDWQKAIVIPIWKKKGSKRDCEKYRGISLLSQADKLFAKITERRIRPLVELQLRETQFGFRKNRGCTDVILRYDSYVKSVSSSTRSCT is encoded by the exons ATGCAAAGAGTGCCATTGATATCACAGTTGGAGAAATTGTCAGTAGAAGCCACACCAACAGACAAAC TGAAGGAAGCCATCAAAGTAAAGAAGAAACTCTTTAAGCAGTGGTCCAGAACGAAGTCTCAGAGTGATTATGACAAGTATAAAGAAGCAAGAAAAGAATGTAAGAAAGTGGTTAAAACAGCTAAGAATGCATCTTGGCAGGAATATGGAGAATACCTAGCAGAGAAATGTGAGAAATCACCCAGAGAATTCTACAAGGCCGTAAAAGCTGTCAGACAAAGGGATAAACCTTTTGACCCCACATCACTGATAAATGATGAAGCTGGAAACCCACTCACTGACCAAGAAGACATAAACAACAGATGGGAGGAATATTTTGATGGTCTCCTCAACTTCGGGGATAGTCAGCGCTCCCAGGAACCCTTCAATCCAGGTTTTCCTGATGAAGAGGAACCCTCTATCTTGGAAGATGAAGTTCGAGCTGTCGTGAAAGAATGTGCCAAAAATAAAGCAGTCGGTACTGACGACATAACAACAGAAGCCATCCAAGCATGTGGAGATGTTGGAATCAAGTGGCTGAATAGAGTCTTCAATGCAGTATGGGAGGAGAGAGCAGCACCTGATGACTGGCAAAAGGCGATAGTGATACCAAtctggaaaaagaaaggaagcaaGAGAGATTGTGAAAAATACAGGGGCATCTCCTTGCTGAGTCAAGCCGACAAGTTGTTTGCAAAGATCACAGAGAGAAGAATTCGACCCCTAGTGGAGCTGCAACTACGTGAAACACAGTTTGGCTTCAGGAAAAACAGGGGATGTACAGATGTCATTTTGCGCTACGACAGTTATGTGAAAAGTGTATCGAGTTCAACCAGGAGCTGCACATGA